One window of Methylococcus sp. EFPC2 genomic DNA carries:
- a CDS encoding CPBP family intramembrane glutamic endopeptidase yields MSDAPIRSTGEISARRFLHLATLFEGSLVLVAYVIGWLGGVDPWADLRFDALGWLYGLAATLPLFLASHACYRQAQSFEPMRQVKDFLIERMGPVLDGCRGHELVYLGLLAGVTEEVLFRGVIQPLMESGMGSWPGLIASNLLFALVHAVTPLYAVLAGLTGTYLGLSLDLGGERNLLIPILIHACYDMLAFRMVVRSYREARGRRF; encoded by the coding sequence ATGAGCGACGCCCCGATCCGATCGACCGGCGAGATCAGCGCCCGGCGCTTTCTCCATCTCGCCACGCTGTTCGAAGGCAGTCTGGTACTGGTCGCGTATGTCATCGGCTGGCTCGGCGGCGTGGACCCCTGGGCCGATCTGCGCTTCGATGCCCTAGGCTGGCTTTATGGTCTGGCGGCAACCCTGCCGCTGTTTCTTGCCTCGCATGCGTGTTATCGGCAGGCCCAGTCCTTTGAGCCTATGCGGCAGGTCAAGGATTTCCTGATCGAGCGCATGGGGCCGGTACTCGACGGATGCCGAGGTCATGAACTGGTTTATCTGGGGCTGCTGGCCGGTGTAACCGAAGAGGTGTTGTTCCGCGGTGTCATACAGCCCTTGATGGAGTCGGGCATGGGTTCATGGCCGGGTTTGATCGCCAGCAATCTCCTGTTCGCGCTGGTTCACGCGGTGACGCCCCTGTATGCCGTGCTGGCTGGATTGACCGGAACCTATCTGGGGCTGTCCCTGGATCTCGGCGGCGAAAGGAATCTGCTGATCCCGATTCTGATCCATGCCTGTTACGACATGCTGGCCTTCCGTATGGTGGTGAGGAGTTACCGTGAGGCGCGCGGCCGGAGGTTTTGA
- a CDS encoding inositol monophosphatase family protein — MLAALIPLVRTAAREELLSRFSVAERRYKSDGSVVTEADLAMQQRLTAELARLFPEYALLGEEMPEDQQRALIESGDRGLWCLDPLDGTSNFAAGLPFFGVSLALLKHRRPILALVYDPIRDECYTAEAGKGARLNGAPLRCTAAGLPLRRCLAMVDFKRIPGLVSALAVRPPYGSQRSLGAVVLEWCWLAANRYHVYLHGRQKLWDYAAGALILAEAGGHAETLAGEPVFSDALQARSVVAAGDPALFEEWKSWLAGHNSPPA, encoded by the coding sequence ATGTTAGCCGCGCTGATTCCTCTCGTGAGAACCGCCGCCCGCGAGGAGTTGCTCTCCCGATTTTCCGTGGCGGAACGCCGTTATAAAAGCGACGGCAGCGTCGTGACCGAGGCCGATCTGGCGATGCAGCAGCGATTGACCGCGGAACTCGCTCGTCTGTTTCCGGAATACGCACTGCTGGGCGAGGAAATGCCTGAAGATCAACAGCGGGCATTGATCGAGTCGGGAGATCGTGGACTGTGGTGCCTGGATCCGCTCGACGGCACCAGCAACTTCGCGGCGGGTTTGCCGTTCTTCGGCGTTTCGCTGGCCTTGCTGAAGCACAGGCGGCCGATCCTCGCCCTGGTGTACGACCCCATACGCGACGAATGCTATACGGCTGAAGCCGGCAAGGGCGCCCGCCTGAACGGCGCCCCCTTGCGATGTACGGCCGCCGGCTTGCCGTTGCGACGCTGCCTGGCGATGGTCGATTTCAAGCGCATTCCCGGTCTGGTCTCCGCCCTGGCGGTCCGACCGCCATACGGCTCGCAACGCAGCCTCGGCGCCGTCGTGCTGGAATGGTGCTGGCTCGCGGCCAACCGCTATCATGTTTACCTGCACGGTCGGCAGAAGCTATGGGATTACGCCGCCGGCGCGCTGATATTGGCTGAGGCGGGAGGGCACGCAGAGACCCTGGCCGGCGAACCGGTGTTCAGCGATGCCTTGCAGGCCCGCTCGGTGGTTGCCGCCGGCGATCCGGCCTTGTTCGAAGAATGGAAATCCTGGCTGGCCGGGCATAATTCCCCTCCGGCCTAG
- a CDS encoding HDOD domain-containing protein, with the protein MELNDLIRDTQQLVTLPEIYYRAQELLDDPRSDSKTIGVVIESDANLTARLLRIANSPLYSPSARVDRISYAITLLGRNVLRDLVLSTVVLRVFDKVSTNLVDLSTFWHHSLYCGLAARQFGKLSGLLHHERMLVAGLVHDIGQLLMYQRCPELSVQALSSAEPVDDGMFRAEREVFGYTHADVGARLLASWRLPDSLQEAVAFHHEPGAALNYRLEASLLHLGNFIANRLEPGRQLDVCEPRVDPRAWDYAGVAEESSEAVLNAANEHFLDVLDVLMPSRMFVH; encoded by the coding sequence ATGGAACTGAACGATCTGATCCGCGACACGCAGCAATTGGTGACTTTGCCGGAGATCTATTACCGGGCTCAGGAGTTGCTGGACGATCCCCGCTCCGATTCCAAGACCATAGGGGTGGTGATCGAAAGTGACGCCAATCTCACGGCGCGCCTGCTGCGCATCGCCAACAGTCCGCTATACAGCCCCAGTGCCAGGGTGGACCGCATTTCCTACGCGATCACCTTGCTCGGGCGCAACGTGCTGCGCGATCTGGTTCTCTCCACCGTGGTATTGCGGGTTTTCGACAAGGTGTCCACGAACCTGGTGGATCTATCCACCTTCTGGCATCACAGCCTCTATTGCGGCCTGGCGGCGCGCCAGTTCGGCAAGCTGAGCGGATTGCTGCATCACGAACGCATGCTGGTCGCGGGGCTCGTGCACGATATCGGGCAATTGCTGATGTATCAGCGTTGCCCTGAACTTTCCGTGCAAGCCTTGTCCAGCGCCGAGCCGGTGGATGACGGCATGTTCCGCGCCGAACGCGAAGTGTTCGGATATACCCATGCGGACGTCGGCGCCCGCTTGTTGGCGAGCTGGCGCCTGCCTGACAGCTTGCAGGAAGCTGTTGCATTTCATCACGAGCCCGGTGCAGCGCTTAACTACCGTTTGGAGGCCAGCCTGCTCCACCTCGGCAACTTCATCGCCAACCGGCTGGAGCCGGGACGTCAGCTGGATGTTTGCGAGCCGCGGGTGGACCCTCGGGCATGGGACTACGCCGGCGTCGCGGAAGAGTCGAGCGAAGCGGTATTGAACGCCGCCAACGAGCACTTCCTGGACGTGCTTGACGTATTGATGCCCAGCCGCATGTTCGTTCACTGA
- the fdxA gene encoding ferredoxin FdxA has product MAFVVTENCIKCKYTDCVDVCPVDCFHEGPNFLVIDPDECIDCTLCEPECPAHAIYSEDEVPAGMEEFIQLNAELSKSWPTISEVKSALPDADEWKDQPGKRQYLER; this is encoded by the coding sequence ATGGCATTCGTAGTTACCGAGAATTGCATCAAGTGCAAGTACACCGATTGTGTCGATGTCTGCCCCGTGGACTGTTTCCACGAAGGCCCCAATTTCCTGGTCATCGACCCTGACGAGTGTATCGACTGCACGCTGTGCGAGCCGGAATGTCCCGCACATGCGATCTACTCGGAAGACGAAGTTCCGGCCGGTATGGAGGAGTTTATCCAGCTCAACGCCGAGCTGTCCAAATCCTGGCCCACCATCAGCGAAGTCAAATCGGCCCTGCCGGACGCTGACGAGTGGAAGGACCAGCCGGGCAAACGGCAGTATCTCGAAAGATAA
- the cysB gene encoding HTH-type transcriptional regulator CysB yields the protein MKLQQLRYIWEISRHELNVSATADSLYTSQPGVSKQVRLLEDELGTLIFARNGKHLTEITAAGKQIVAIAGEILGKVQDIRHIAEEHRDNKVGALAIATTHTQARYALPSVVKTFMARYPGIKLNMHQGTPMQIAELASRGVVDMAIATEAMELFDNLVMLPCYQWNRCVLVPRDHPLTQLSELTLQAVAAYPLITYVFGFTGRSQLDQAFERNNLHPQIALTAVDADVIKTYVRLGLGVGIVAHMAYDPEIDGDLIALDASHLFGASITKIGLRRDMYIRKFIFDFIELFAPHLTRNLVEEAISLREKHEVDELFSHVELPVR from the coding sequence ATGAAACTCCAGCAATTACGCTACATCTGGGAAATATCCCGGCACGAACTAAACGTCTCCGCCACGGCCGACAGTCTTTATACGTCTCAGCCGGGTGTGAGCAAGCAGGTTCGTTTGCTGGAGGACGAACTCGGCACGCTGATCTTCGCCCGCAACGGCAAGCATCTGACCGAAATCACGGCGGCCGGCAAGCAGATCGTCGCGATTGCGGGTGAAATCCTGGGCAAGGTTCAGGATATTCGCCATATCGCCGAAGAGCACAGGGACAACAAGGTCGGTGCCCTGGCCATCGCGACGACGCATACCCAGGCACGCTACGCCCTGCCCAGCGTGGTGAAAACCTTCATGGCGCGTTATCCGGGCATCAAACTCAACATGCACCAGGGCACGCCCATGCAGATCGCCGAACTGGCCTCCAGGGGGGTGGTCGATATGGCCATCGCCACCGAGGCCATGGAGTTGTTCGACAATCTGGTCATGTTGCCCTGCTACCAGTGGAACCGCTGTGTGCTGGTGCCGCGCGACCATCCGCTGACGCAGTTGTCCGAGCTGACCCTGCAAGCGGTGGCTGCGTATCCGCTGATAACCTATGTGTTTGGCTTCACCGGCCGGTCGCAACTGGATCAGGCCTTTGAGCGCAACAACCTGCATCCGCAGATCGCCCTGACCGCGGTCGATGCGGACGTGATCAAGACCTATGTGCGCCTGGGACTGGGCGTGGGCATCGTGGCCCACATGGCGTACGACCCGGAAATAGACGGCGACCTGATCGCCCTGGATGCCAGCCATCTGTTCGGCGCCAGCATCACCAAGATCGGTTTGCGCCGCGACATGTACATCCGCAAATTCATTTTCGATTTCATTGAGCTGTTCGCTCCCCACCTGACCCGGAATCTGGTCGAGGAAGCCATAAGCTTGCGCGAAAAACACGAGGTCGACGAGTTGTTCAGCCACGTCGAGCTGCCGGTGAGATAG
- a CDS encoding bestrophin family protein → MINYNPKSWWGLIFKFHKSDTFRQLLPAMATVALYSGGIAYLEQIVLFDQWRGTTLVHSLLGFVISLLLVFRTNTAYERWWEGRRQWGALVNASRNLALKLDAGLPERHIARSRFSRLIANYAAALKLHLRDGISRRDAGIRHAPNRIAAGLFRELEKLRRSGDIDRERYLALVPDLTAFTDVCGGCERIRKTPIPYSYSLFIKKFVFVYIVTMPFCFAHDFGYWTIPFTTFVFYVLGSLELIAEEVENPFGLDANDLPTDEIAVTIASNVDEILNAGPSR, encoded by the coding sequence ATGATCAATTACAACCCGAAATCCTGGTGGGGACTGATATTCAAGTTCCACAAGAGCGATACTTTCCGTCAACTGCTGCCGGCCATGGCCACGGTGGCCTTGTACAGCGGAGGCATCGCCTATCTCGAGCAGATCGTGCTCTTCGACCAATGGCGAGGCACGACCTTGGTGCACTCGCTGCTGGGATTCGTCATTTCCCTGCTGCTGGTATTCCGCACCAATACGGCGTACGAACGCTGGTGGGAAGGACGGCGCCAGTGGGGCGCCTTGGTCAATGCTTCCCGCAATCTGGCCCTCAAACTCGACGCCGGCCTGCCGGAACGCCATATCGCCCGCAGCCGTTTCAGCCGCCTGATCGCCAATTATGCCGCAGCGCTGAAGCTGCATCTGCGCGACGGAATAAGCCGCCGCGACGCCGGCATCCGCCACGCGCCCAACCGGATAGCCGCGGGCCTTTTTCGGGAGCTGGAGAAACTGCGCCGTAGCGGCGACATCGACCGTGAACGCTATCTGGCGCTGGTCCCCGACCTGACGGCCTTTACCGACGTCTGCGGTGGCTGCGAACGGATACGCAAAACGCCCATTCCCTATTCCTACAGCTTGTTCATCAAGAAGTTCGTCTTCGTGTACATCGTCACGATGCCGTTCTGCTTTGCGCACGATTTCGGCTACTGGACGATCCCGTTCACGACCTTCGTATTCTACGTCCTGGGCAGCCTGGAGCTTATCGCGGAAGAAGTGGAAAACCCCTTCGGTCTGGACGCCAACGATTTGCCGACGGACGAAATCGCCGTGACCATCGCCAGCAACGTGGACGAGATCCTGAACGCGGGCCCCTCGCGCTAG
- the dhaK gene encoding dihydroxyacetone kinase subunit DhaK, translated as MKKFIDTPETLLHDSLSGFALAHGDIVRYNPEPRFIRRAQIGPAGKVALISGGGSGHEPLHCGYVGVGMLDAACPGQIFTSPTPDQMLAAAQAVDTGGGILFIVKNYAGDVMNFDMAAELLEVPHGSVLVHDDVSIPEHQGMGRRGVAGTLMVEKIVGAAAEAGADLAACLALGERVVHATASMGVALTSCTVPALGKPTFEIAGDEMEMGVGIHGERGRERMKLATAKEIVDQIATTIADELKPERNQSALLHINGFGATPLLELYLIYHLAAQFFQDRGVVIARSLVGNHTTSLDMAGCSVTLTLLDDELIRWWDAPVHTASLRWAC; from the coding sequence ATGAAAAAATTCATCGATACCCCGGAAACCCTGCTACATGACAGCTTGAGCGGCTTCGCCCTGGCTCATGGCGATATCGTGCGATACAACCCGGAACCCCGCTTCATCCGGCGGGCGCAAATCGGTCCAGCGGGCAAAGTCGCGTTGATTTCCGGCGGCGGTTCGGGCCATGAGCCTCTGCATTGCGGATATGTCGGAGTGGGGATGCTCGACGCCGCCTGTCCGGGACAGATATTCACATCGCCCACCCCGGATCAGATGCTGGCCGCCGCGCAAGCGGTGGATACCGGCGGCGGCATTTTGTTTATCGTCAAGAACTACGCGGGCGACGTCATGAATTTCGACATGGCGGCCGAACTGCTGGAGGTCCCGCATGGCTCGGTCCTGGTGCATGACGATGTGTCGATACCCGAACATCAGGGCATGGGACGTCGCGGCGTAGCCGGCACGCTAATGGTGGAGAAAATCGTCGGCGCTGCCGCCGAGGCGGGCGCCGATCTCGCGGCTTGCCTGGCGCTGGGAGAGCGGGTGGTGCACGCCACCGCATCCATGGGTGTGGCCTTGACCAGCTGTACCGTGCCTGCCCTGGGAAAACCGACCTTCGAGATCGCCGGCGACGAAATGGAAATGGGGGTGGGCATACACGGCGAGCGTGGGCGAGAGCGCATGAAGCTGGCCACGGCGAAGGAGATCGTCGACCAGATCGCCACGACCATAGCCGACGAGCTCAAACCCGAGCGCAATCAGTCCGCTCTGCTGCATATCAACGGCTTCGGTGCTACGCCCTTGCTGGAGCTCTATCTGATCTACCATCTCGCCGCGCAATTTTTCCAGGACCGGGGCGTCGTCATTGCCCGCTCCCTGGTCGGCAACCACACCACCTCGCTGGACATGGCCGGTTGTTCCGTCACGTTGACCCTGCTCGACGATGAACTCATCCGCTGGTGGGATGCGCCGGTGCATACCGCCTCATTGAGATGGGCGTGCTGA
- a CDS encoding cold shock and DUF1294 domain-containing protein, with protein sequence MSKTASIGHLVLWNNDKGFGFVRPESGDKDYFVHISAFRKGMSRRPEVGDRILYLEDRKSPDKRRIVRAEIDGMPYERSPEAIELADPIWVKHAVTAVVSIPFLLAMFVLWRTRNVLPFASYLFLTMLAILFYGLDKKQALRGSWRIPELYLHILEFMGGWPGALLAQRKLRHKNKKGPYLRIFWAIVLSHYIAWTYYLVENWDKLKPPV encoded by the coding sequence ATGTCTAAAACCGCCAGTATCGGCCACCTCGTGTTATGGAACAACGACAAGGGATTCGGTTTTGTGCGCCCGGAATCCGGCGACAAAGACTACTTCGTCCATATCAGCGCGTTTCGCAAGGGCATGAGCCGTCGGCCCGAGGTCGGCGATCGGATACTGTACCTCGAGGACCGCAAATCGCCTGACAAGCGGCGCATCGTTCGCGCGGAGATCGACGGGATGCCTTACGAACGATCCCCGGAGGCGATCGAGCTCGCCGACCCGATTTGGGTCAAACACGCCGTGACGGCGGTCGTGTCGATTCCTTTCCTGCTCGCCATGTTCGTGCTGTGGCGGACGCGCAATGTGCTGCCGTTTGCTTCCTATCTGTTCCTGACCATGCTGGCCATCCTGTTTTATGGCCTGGATAAGAAACAGGCTTTGCGGGGAAGCTGGCGCATACCGGAGCTCTATCTGCACATCCTGGAGTTCATGGGGGGGTGGCCGGGCGCCTTGCTGGCGCAAAGGAAGTTGCGCCATAAAAACAAGAAAGGTCCCTATTTGCGTATCTTCTGGGCCATCGTGCTGTCACACTACATCGCTTGGACGTACTACCTGGTGGAAAACTGGGACAAGCTCAAGCCGCCGGTTTGA
- a CDS encoding ATP-binding protein, with amino-acid sequence MSNESATLIGRLIDVRGGQMMARLLSEDEGFQAQITVSGEIQTVGQVGAYVSIRQDDYRVLALVNRIEAPPGLACRSAAGCLLTLTPLGELNEKNQFQRGVRRFPVPGAEVHVVAPEEINAIFVKHRHQRFNLGYLKNHPSTGVYLDASALCSRHFAILGQSGSGKSWSVTSLIQHVVAAMPKAHIILLDLHGEYCWRDEKGELQSAFDLKNARYLDARKLEIPFWLMTFAELVDLLIDHKDEGASVQTAFLRETIYALKKKTAEKLGMPSVSIDSPVYFSLTDVYNGFKEANEMRTDFGKTKGPLFGQFDEFLIKLYSRMSDVRYDFLLNPQKRNNSESLVGLLRDFVGLGEPKCQITVIDLSPVPFDVRPTVSAQIGRLAFEFNYWNPRNREFPILLVCEEAHAYIPSSTVGGYEGTRKSMERIAKEGRKYGVGLAVISQRPHELSETVLSQCGTYICLRITNPDDQDYVKKLVPEGESDLVDILTALGRGEAMILGEATPLPVRFQIYKPDPQPNSNDVDFHTYWNSGPDDIDMDGIVERWRRQGR; translated from the coding sequence ATGAGTAATGAATCGGCGACCTTGATCGGGCGTCTCATCGATGTGCGCGGCGGCCAGATGATGGCGCGCTTGCTGAGCGAAGACGAAGGATTTCAGGCGCAAATCACCGTGAGCGGCGAAATTCAAACCGTCGGGCAGGTGGGCGCTTATGTCTCGATACGGCAGGACGACTATCGCGTACTGGCCCTGGTCAACCGTATCGAAGCCCCGCCGGGCCTCGCCTGCCGCTCCGCCGCCGGCTGCCTCCTCACGCTGACGCCTTTGGGTGAGCTGAACGAGAAAAATCAGTTCCAGCGCGGAGTGCGCCGTTTTCCCGTTCCGGGTGCCGAGGTGCATGTGGTGGCTCCCGAGGAGATCAACGCCATCTTCGTCAAACATCGGCATCAGCGTTTCAACCTGGGTTATCTCAAGAACCATCCGTCCACGGGGGTCTACCTAGACGCCTCGGCCTTGTGCAGCCGCCATTTCGCGATACTGGGCCAGTCCGGCTCCGGTAAGTCCTGGTCGGTGACCAGCCTGATCCAGCACGTGGTCGCCGCCATGCCCAAGGCGCACATCATCCTGCTGGATTTGCACGGCGAATACTGCTGGCGCGACGAAAAGGGCGAGCTGCAGTCCGCCTTCGATCTGAAAAACGCGCGCTATCTCGATGCCCGCAAGCTGGAAATCCCTTTCTGGCTGATGACCTTCGCCGAATTGGTGGATCTGTTGATTGACCACAAAGACGAAGGCGCTTCGGTACAGACGGCGTTTCTGCGCGAGACCATTTACGCCCTCAAGAAGAAGACGGCGGAGAAGCTGGGCATGCCGTCGGTATCCATCGATTCGCCGGTTTATTTTTCCCTCACCGACGTCTACAACGGCTTCAAGGAAGCCAACGAGATGCGGACGGACTTCGGCAAGACCAAGGGCCCCTTGTTCGGCCAGTTCGATGAGTTCCTCATCAAGCTTTACAGTCGGATGAGCGACGTGCGCTACGATTTCCTGCTCAACCCGCAGAAACGCAATAACTCCGAGTCGCTGGTCGGTTTGTTGCGCGATTTCGTCGGACTCGGCGAGCCCAAGTGCCAGATCACCGTCATCGACCTGAGCCCGGTGCCTTTCGACGTCCGCCCCACGGTATCCGCCCAGATCGGCCGGCTGGCCTTCGAATTCAACTACTGGAATCCGCGCAACCGTGAGTTCCCCATTCTGCTGGTTTGCGAGGAAGCGCATGCCTATATCCCGAGTTCCACGGTCGGCGGCTACGAAGGCACGCGTAAGTCCATGGAGCGTATCGCCAAGGAAGGGCGCAAGTACGGCGTCGGCCTGGCGGTGATCAGCCAGCGCCCGCACGAACTTTCGGAAACCGTATTGTCGCAGTGCGGCACCTATATCTGTTTGCGCATCACCAATCCGGACGATCAGGACTACGTCAAGAAACTGGTGCCGGAAGGCGAGAGCGATCTGGTCGACATCCTCACCGCCCTGGGGCGCGGCGAGGCGATGATATTGGGTGAGGCGACGCCACTGCCGGTGCGGTTCCAAATATACAAACCCGATCCGCAGCCCAACAGCAACGACGTGGATTTTCATACCTATTGGAATTCGGGGCCGGACGACATAGACATGGACGGTATCGTGGAACGCTGGCGGCGGCAGGGACGCTGA
- the tsaB gene encoding tRNA (adenosine(37)-N6)-threonylcarbamoyltransferase complex dimerization subunit type 1 TsaB encodes MKILALDTATEACSAALLLDGKIFERYQLAPREHNRLILPMIEGLLAEAGKSLASLDALAFGRGPGSFTGVRIATGVAQGLAFGADLQVAPVSTLAALAQEAFDETGDEYAFPCIDARMGEVYWGVYRRSDDGHVELVGEETVTPADHVSFPDVAKGSGIGSGWATYREMLTDRLGEARLTGILADRFPRAGCIARLGASLFRKGGAVSAELAQPVYLRDKVAKKPGEAANAG; translated from the coding sequence ATGAAGATACTTGCGCTCGATACCGCCACCGAGGCCTGCTCGGCCGCCTTGCTGCTCGACGGCAAGATCTTCGAACGCTACCAGCTGGCACCGCGGGAGCATAACCGGCTGATCCTGCCCATGATCGAGGGTCTGCTGGCCGAGGCCGGCAAGTCCCTGGCTTCCCTGGATGCGTTGGCATTTGGACGGGGTCCGGGTTCGTTCACCGGCGTGCGCATCGCGACGGGCGTGGCGCAGGGTTTGGCGTTCGGAGCCGACTTGCAGGTCGCGCCGGTTTCGACGCTTGCGGCCCTGGCTCAGGAGGCTTTCGACGAGACTGGAGACGAATATGCGTTTCCCTGCATCGACGCGCGTATGGGCGAGGTTTACTGGGGTGTTTACCGGCGGAGCGACGACGGTCATGTAGAACTCGTCGGCGAAGAAACGGTGACTCCCGCGGACCACGTAAGTTTCCCGGATGTGGCCAAGGGTTCAGGGATAGGCAGCGGCTGGGCCACCTATCGGGAAATGCTGACCGATCGACTCGGGGAGGCCAGGCTGACCGGCATTTTGGCAGATCGCTTTCCTCGCGCCGGATGTATCGCTCGACTGGGAGCCTCCTTGTTCCGAAAAGGCGGGGCGGTGAGCGCCGAATTGGCGCAACCGGTCTATCTGCGCGACAAGGTGGCAAAAAAGCCGGGAGAGGCCGCAAACGCGGGCTGA
- the ssb gene encoding single-stranded DNA-binding protein, with translation MASRGVNKVILIGNLGADPEVRYMPNGGAVTTIRLATSETWKDQSGQQQERTEWHRVVFYRRLAEIAGEYLKKGGKVYIEGSLRTSQYEKNGEKRYSTDIVANEMQMLDRVGGAPEGASSYQGGRGGDQERYAPAPAAPSRPQPSSSYGNDMDAGFDDDIPF, from the coding sequence ATGGCCAGTCGCGGCGTCAATAAAGTCATACTCATCGGCAATCTGGGCGCCGACCCCGAAGTCCGCTACATGCCTAACGGCGGCGCCGTCACCACCATCCGCCTGGCCACCAGCGAAACCTGGAAGGATCAGTCCGGCCAGCAGCAGGAACGCACCGAGTGGCACCGCGTGGTGTTTTACCGCCGTTTGGCGGAAATCGCCGGCGAATATCTCAAGAAGGGCGGCAAGGTGTATATCGAAGGCAGCCTCAGGACCAGCCAATACGAGAAAAACGGCGAGAAGCGCTACAGCACCGACATCGTCGCCAACGAGATGCAGATGCTGGACCGCGTCGGCGGTGCGCCGGAGGGCGCATCTTCGTATCAAGGGGGGAGGGGAGGGGATCAGGAACGTTACGCACCTGCGCCAGCGGCGCCCAGCCGGCCCCAGCCTTCGTCCTCCTACGGCAACGACATGGATGCCGGTTTCGACGACGACATCCCGTTTTAA
- a CDS encoding pyridoxal phosphate-dependent aminotransferase: MTILLSDRVQSIKPSPTLAVTARAAAMRAAGKDIVGLGAGEPDFDTPDHIKQAAIKAINEGFTKYTAVGGTPSLKQAIVAKFKRENGFDYTPKQVLVSCGGKQSFYNLAQALLNPGDEVIIPAPYWVSYPDMVLLAGGVPVIVYAPQEQNFKITPAQLRAALTPKTRLFVINSPSNPTGIAYSADELKALGEVLKGYPDVLIATDDMYEHIVWKEGSFVNILNANPEFYARTIVLNGVSKAYSMTGWRIGYAAGPEKLIEAMTNIQSQSTSNPTSISQVAAETALNGDQSFIRDMVKAFKERHDYVVGALNAIPGVSALETDGTFYVLPNVQAVIERKGLADDVALSEYLIEQAGVAVVPGSAFGCPGHVRLSIATSMSNLEKALSRLTEGLAS, encoded by the coding sequence ATGACCATATTACTTTCCGACCGCGTGCAATCGATCAAACCCTCTCCCACCCTGGCGGTCACCGCCCGAGCCGCCGCCATGCGCGCGGCCGGCAAGGACATCGTCGGCCTGGGCGCTGGCGAGCCGGATTTCGACACCCCCGATCACATCAAGCAGGCGGCGATCAAGGCCATCAACGAGGGTTTCACCAAGTACACCGCCGTGGGGGGAACGCCGAGCCTGAAACAGGCTATCGTCGCCAAGTTCAAGCGGGAGAACGGTTTCGACTACACGCCCAAGCAGGTGCTGGTCTCGTGCGGCGGCAAGCAGAGTTTCTACAACCTGGCCCAGGCACTGCTGAATCCGGGCGACGAAGTCATCATTCCGGCGCCTTACTGGGTGTCCTATCCCGACATGGTGCTGCTGGCCGGGGGCGTTCCCGTCATCGTCTATGCGCCGCAGGAACAGAACTTCAAGATCACGCCGGCTCAGTTGCGCGCCGCCCTTACGCCCAAGACCCGGCTGTTCGTCATCAACAGCCCCTCCAATCCGACCGGCATCGCCTACAGCGCCGACGAGCTCAAGGCACTGGGCGAAGTGTTGAAAGGCTACCCCGACGTGCTGATCGCCACGGACGACATGTACGAGCACATCGTCTGGAAGGAAGGCAGTTTCGTCAACATCCTCAATGCGAATCCGGAGTTCTACGCCCGCACCATCGTGCTGAACGGCGTTTCCAAGGCGTATTCCATGACCGGCTGGCGCATCGGCTATGCGGCGGGCCCGGAAAAGCTCATCGAGGCGATGACCAATATCCAGTCGCAGAGCACCTCCAACCCGACCTCCATTTCCCAGGTCGCGGCCGAGACGGCGCTGAACGGCGATCAATCTTTCATCCGCGACATGGTCAAGGCCTTCAAGGAAAGACACGACTATGTCGTCGGCGCCCTGAACGCCATACCGGGCGTCAGCGCGTTGGAAACCGACGGGACCTTCTATGTCCTGCCGAACGTGCAGGCAGTGATCGAACGCAAGGGCTTGGCGGACGACGTTGCCCTGTCCGAATACCTGATCGAACAGGCCGGTGTGGCCGTCGTGCCCGGCTCCGCATTCGGTTGCCCCGGGCATGTGCGCCTGTCCATCGCCACCAGCATGAGCAATCTGGAAAAAGCCCTATCCCGACTGACTGAAGGTCTGGCGAGTTGA